Proteins encoded by one window of Caldisericaceae bacterium:
- the rplV gene encoding 50S ribosomal protein L22, with amino-acid sequence MEAYAIEKNLRVASSKARLVANLIKGKSIAEARAMLKALPNKSARLIEKALNSAVANGVNNFKMSEDSMYVSAVFVDKETPLKRVLPRGFGRADIIWRHMSQIKVVVKEKEEA; translated from the coding sequence ATGGAAGCTTATGCTATTGAAAAAAATCTAAGAGTTGCTTCAAGCAAGGCACGACTTGTTGCTAACCTTATAAAAGGAAAATCTATTGCCGAAGCAAGAGCAATGCTAAAAGCTCTTCCCAATAAGAGTGCTCGTTTAATAGAAAAAGCCCTTAACTCTGCTGTTGCAAATGGTGTGAATAATTTTAAGATGAGTGAAGATTCTATGTATGTTTCCGCCGTATTTGTTGATAAGGAAACACCCTTAAAAAGAGTGCTTCCGCGTGGTTTTGGTAGAGCAGATATTATTTGGAGACATATGAGTCAGATAAAGGTTGTAGTTAAGGAGAAAGAGGAGGCTTAA
- the rpsS gene encoding 30S ribosomal protein S19: MGRTGKWVDPKLLEKIRNLNEKGEKKVIKVWCRRSTITEEMVGHTIAVHNGKTHIPVYIVKDMVGHKLGEFAPTRNFHGHRAPTARVITKT; the protein is encoded by the coding sequence ATGGGTAGAACTGGTAAGTGGGTAGACCCAAAATTACTTGAAAAAATTAGAAATTTGAATGAAAAAGGTGAAAAGAAAGTAATAAAAGTTTGGTGCAGAAGATCAACTATTACAGAAGAAATGGTTGGTCATACTATAGCGGTTCATAACGGTAAAACTCATATTCCTGTTTATATTGTAAAAGATATGGTTGGGCATAAACTCGGTGAATTTGCACCTACTCGTAATTTCCATGGTCATAGGGCACCAACTGCTCGTGTGATTACGAAGACATAA
- the rplB gene encoding 50S ribosomal protein L2 — protein sequence MSLKVYKPVTPGLRGKMVVSHKETITKKEPEKSLTEGLRKEGGRNNTGKITVRHRGGGNKHIFRIIDFKRDKDGIPAKVVAIEYDPNRSAYIALLHYADGEKRYIIAPLGLKVSDTVMSGENAEIKVGNALPLKNMPVGTFIHNIELVPGKGGQIARSAGSLAQIIAKEEKYAQIRMPSNEIRRISLECKATIGQVGNLDHENVNLGKAGYKRHLGIRPTVRGSAMNPVDHPHGGGEGKAPIGHHGPLTPWGKPTLGYKTRKKKNPSNKFIIKRRK from the coding sequence TTCGCGGAAAAATGGTCGTGAGCCATAAAGAAACTATAACAAAAAAAGAGCCTGAAAAGTCTCTTACAGAGGGTTTACGGAAAGAAGGCGGCAGGAATAATACAGGAAAGATTACCGTAAGACACAGAGGTGGTGGTAATAAACATATCTTTAGAATTATAGATTTCAAAAGAGATAAAGATGGAATTCCCGCAAAAGTAGTGGCAATTGAATACGATCCAAACCGTTCTGCCTATATTGCATTACTCCATTATGCAGATGGTGAAAAAAGGTATATCATTGCTCCACTTGGATTAAAGGTTTCTGATACTGTAATGTCAGGAGAAAATGCCGAAATTAAAGTTGGCAATGCTTTACCATTAAAAAATATGCCTGTTGGAACGTTTATTCATAACATTGAACTTGTTCCAGGAAAAGGTGGTCAAATTGCCCGTTCTGCAGGTTCCCTTGCGCAGATTATTGCAAAAGAAGAGAAGTATGCTCAAATTAGAATGCCTTCCAATGAGATTAGAAGAATTAGTCTTGAGTGCAAGGCAACAATTGGGCAGGTAGGAAACCTCGACCATGAAAATGTTAACTTAGGAAAAGCAGGTTATAAAAGACATCTCGGTATTCGTCCTACCGTGAGAGGTTCTGCAATGAACCCTGTTGACCATCCTCATGGTGGTGGTGAAGGTAAAGCGCCTATTGGTCATCATGGACCACTCACACCTTGGGGTAAGCCAACCCTTGGATATAAAACAAGAAAGAAAAAGAATCCTTCAAACAAGTTCATAATTAAGAGGAGGAAATAA